One Nitrospirota bacterium genomic window, ATCAGGTTCCTTTTGGGTCAGGCTGGCTTTCATCGGAAATTGCGTCTGGGGGAGGTTAAGCGTCTCTTTATAGTTCATAAGCGAGTTAGTGTATCATTCGCTATAAAGAGCTGTCAACAGAGGTGAAAACCGATTACTTTCTCCGGAGTTTGAGAATGAGAAGAGCAAACGCAGCCCCCGCGGAGTCAATTCCCACATCGACAAACGAAGGGCCTCGTGAAGGGACAAAGGACTGATGAAATTCATCCGTCAAGGCATAAAGCGACGATAAAAGAAAGGCCATCAGGGCGGATCGGGTAGACCAGGTGAGATCTCTCGCCTGCAGGGTCCGGAACCAGAGCCAGGAAAGGACTGCATATTCTGTAAAATGACCCAATTTTCGCAAAAAGGTATGTAAATCATGAATAGTTTTCAATGAGAAGAAGGGGAAAATCGCATGGAGCAAGGGAATCACATATTTGCTCGTCCGGCTAAATGAAAAGGATTCCGTGGACATAAAAAAGATAACGGCCATCCAAATGATCAATATTCCCCACTCTGAAAAGGTGATTTTAAATTTGGACGATTTTGCCATAGTCAGGGAGTTTAACAGACCTGAATGTTTTGTCAACTTTTCGCTGATATTTCCGCATCTTCTTTACAAAATTCTCTGTTTTTGTTATTCTCGAGAGAACAGTTTTTGCGTTCCAGTCCTCTTCGGTGATAATGAAAACCAGGTTATTCCCCTCTCTTTGGCTCCTGATTCTGATCGCTTCTCCCGCTTTCGGCGATGAACCGCGTTCTCTATACGAAGAAGTCATCAGCAGCAGTCATAATATGATTCCAAAAGGCGAAACGCCGACCTCGCCGCACCAGGTCTGCCTCACTTGCCACACCCTGGACGAAGTTCAAAATTACCTGGAACCTGCAGTGCAGACACCTCCGGAACTCGCCGCTATCTTTGAACCGGTCCCTCAAAAAAGACCGGAAAACTCCAGGATTCTCTGGAGCGCGTCCAATCACCAGGTAAGCTATTCCCCTGCACGTTCCGGGATCCTGAAAAATGAACCTTCCGCTGCCTGTCTGGCTTGTCATGATGGAGCGATAGGTGCCGATATTTATGGAATGAAACAGAATCACGGGAAGTTTCAAGATCATCCTGTTGACATTCTCTATCCAAGAGAATCGAACGGACATTATGTCCCCGCGCTCCCCCTCCCCACGGAGCTTCGATATTGGTCAATTCCAGATCAGAACGGACATGGCATTACCCTGCCGACCGGTCCGACATCGGATTACTATTCGAAACAGACCCTCCCGGCGATGGCAGTCCGCACCTCCTACGGTAAAATCAATTGCGGGAGTTGTCATAATCCCCATTCTTCAAAAATTTCAGCCTATCTGAGAGAATCACCCAAAACCCTCTGCCTGGTCTGTCATATTCGATAAGGATAGGCAATGACTAGAGCTCCCCTTCTCTGGATGGCGCTCTCTTTCATTGCGGGCGTTTTCTCGGGTGATTTCTTTTGTTACTATCCCTGGACGACTCTAACTCTTCTTCTCCTCCTGTTTGGCGCTGAAGCCCTTTTCTCCTGGTTCCATCTGGAGTTCTACCATACGATATTGATTCTCCTCTCTTTTTGGAGCGGATTTCTTTCTATTGAATGGAAAGAGATTCACCTCTCCGAAAATGATATCTCACAATGGCAGGGTCAAACCGTTCTCTATACCGGTACCATTGATGAAGCGGTCGCACATTACCCTGATCACACGACCCTGATTCTTCAATCAAGCCAGCTGGAAAAAGATTCGAAAAATTTTCCAACTTCGGGAAGAATCAAACTGAATATCAATCGGGCTATCCCGTTTCCCCTTTCTTACGGCGATGAAATCCGCGCCTCTTTGACACTCCGGGAACCACATGGATTTAGAAACGCCTTCGGATTTGACTATGGTCAATATCTCTGGCGACATGGCATCCACGCCACGGCCAGTCTGACTCATCCTGAAGAAATGACCCTGACGGAAAAAAAGGG contains:
- a CDS encoding cytochrome c3 family protein, with the translated sequence MKTRLFPSLWLLILIASPAFGDEPRSLYEEVISSSHNMIPKGETPTSPHQVCLTCHTLDEVQNYLEPAVQTPPELAAIFEPVPQKRPENSRILWSASNHQVSYSPARSGILKNEPSAACLACHDGAIGADIYGMKQNHGKFQDHPVDILYPRESNGHYVPALPLPTELRYWSIPDQNGHGITLPTGPTSDYYSKQTLPAMAVRTSYGKINCGSCHNPHSSKISAYLRESPKTLCLVCHIR
- a CDS encoding VanZ family protein, whose amino-acid sequence is MAVIFFMSTESFSFSRTSKYVIPLLHAIFPFFSLKTIHDLHTFLRKLGHFTEYAVLSWLWFRTLQARDLTWSTRSALMAFLLSSLYALTDEFHQSFVPSRGPSFVDVGIDSAGAAFALLILKLRRK